One window of the Labilibaculum sp. genome contains the following:
- a CDS encoding biotin/lipoyl-containing protein: MKKFKFTIRGQEYDVEIKDFEGSNAKIEVNGTSYDVDVHVAEKSSKTPRLVRKPVVNKPGEGSIKKSGGGASTVKAPLPGSIIKINIAVGDSINPGDTLLVMEAMKMENNVLAEKGGTVKAIKVAVGDSVLQDDVLIEIA; the protein is encoded by the coding sequence ATGAAGAAGTTCAAATTTACAATACGTGGGCAAGAATACGATGTTGAAATCAAAGATTTTGAAGGATCGAATGCCAAAATTGAAGTGAACGGAACGAGTTATGATGTTGATGTGCATGTTGCAGAAAAATCATCAAAAACTCCTAGATTGGTTCGCAAGCCGGTTGTTAACAAACCAGGAGAAGGTAGTATCAAAAAAAGTGGAGGAGGAGCTTCAACAGTAAAAGCACCGCTTCCGGGTAGTATTATTAAAATTAACATTGCAGTTGGTGATTCTATTAATCCAGGAGATACTCTTTTGGTAATGGAGGCAATGAAAATGGAAAATAATGTATTAGCCGAAAAAGGAGGAACCGTTAAAGCCATAAAGGTTGCAGTTGGCGATAGCGTACTTCAGGATGATGTACTAATTGAAATAGCATAA
- a CDS encoding OadG family protein, which yields MLMNILSIGSQGGWTVAIVGYSIVFVALVLLVIVFVNLPKLLHLNLRKKLVREGRSGSETDDLNIEGGVNAAIAMALHMHFNQNHDDESNIITIKKVTKNYSPWSSKIYGVMNQPR from the coding sequence ATGTTGATGAATATTTTATCTATAGGAAGTCAAGGTGGATGGACTGTTGCCATTGTAGGTTATTCCATTGTATTTGTTGCATTGGTGCTGCTGGTAATTGTTTTTGTCAATTTGCCTAAACTCTTACATCTTAACTTAAGAAAAAAGTTGGTGAGAGAAGGTCGATCTGGCTCTGAAACTGATGACTTAAACATCGAGGGAGGTGTAAATGCTGCTATTGCAATGGCCTTGCACATGCACTTTAACCAGAATCACGATGATGAAAGCAATATCATTACAATTAAAAAAGTTACTAAGAATTATTCTCCGTGGAGTTCTAAGATTTATGGAGTAATGAATCAACCAAGATAA
- a CDS encoding acyl-CoA carboxylase subunit beta yields the protein MASQDKIKKLIDLRAEAKLGGGVKRIESQHKKGKFTARERIDMLLDEGSFEEFDMFVSHRCTNFGMEKTKFLGDGVVTGQGTIDGRLVFVFSQDFTVFGGSLSETFAQKICKIMDMAMKMGAPVVGLNDSGGARIQEGVTALAGYAEIFQRNIMASGVIPQISAIFGPCAGGAVYSPALTDFIMMTEEKSYMFVTGPKVVKTVTGEDISVEDLGGAKMHASKSGVSHFMVEDEEEGIMIVRKLLSYMPSNNLEEAPITACSDPIDRMDDILNEIIPANPNMPYDMKDVIYSIADDAEFLEVHRHYAKNIIVGFTRMGGMSVGVVANQPSFLAGVLDIESSRKAARFIRFCDCFNIPILTLVDVPGFLPGSSQEFGGIITHGAKLMFAYGEATVPKVTITLRKSYGGAHDVMSCKQLRGDLNYAWPTAEIAVMGAKGAIEVLHGRKMAELSDDEKVKFIAETELEYNEAFANPYNAASYGYIDDVIEPRNTRFRVIRAFQSLQTKKQLNPPKKHSNIPL from the coding sequence ATGGCTAGTCAGGATAAAATTAAAAAGTTAATTGATTTAAGAGCAGAGGCTAAGCTTGGTGGAGGTGTGAAAAGAATCGAATCTCAACACAAGAAAGGCAAGTTTACAGCTCGTGAAAGAATCGATATGCTTCTTGATGAAGGAAGTTTCGAGGAATTTGACATGTTTGTATCGCACCGTTGTACTAACTTCGGTATGGAGAAAACGAAATTTTTAGGCGATGGTGTTGTTACCGGTCAGGGAACAATCGACGGGCGTTTAGTATTCGTATTCTCTCAGGATTTTACTGTTTTTGGAGGATCGTTATCTGAAACTTTCGCTCAGAAAATTTGCAAAATCATGGATATGGCAATGAAAATGGGTGCACCGGTTGTGGGTCTTAATGATTCAGGAGGAGCTCGTATTCAGGAAGGTGTAACTGCTTTGGCAGGTTATGCTGAGATTTTCCAGAGAAATATTATGGCTTCTGGAGTTATTCCTCAGATTTCAGCAATTTTTGGTCCTTGTGCAGGAGGTGCTGTTTATTCTCCGGCTCTTACCGATTTCATCATGATGACAGAAGAAAAATCATATATGTTTGTGACTGGTCCTAAGGTTGTTAAGACGGTTACCGGTGAAGATATTTCTGTTGAAGATTTAGGTGGTGCTAAAATGCATGCCAGCAAATCAGGTGTATCTCACTTCATGGTAGAAGATGAAGAAGAAGGTATCATGATTGTTCGTAAGTTGTTATCTTACATGCCATCAAATAACTTGGAAGAAGCCCCAATTACAGCTTGTTCAGATCCTATTGATAGAATGGATGATATCCTCAATGAAATCATTCCAGCAAATCCGAACATGCCTTATGACATGAAGGATGTTATTTATTCGATTGCTGATGATGCTGAATTTTTGGAAGTTCACCGTCATTATGCAAAGAATATTATTGTAGGTTTTACTCGTATGGGTGGAATGTCTGTAGGTGTTGTTGCCAATCAGCCTAGTTTCCTTGCTGGTGTACTTGATATTGAGTCTTCAAGAAAAGCGGCCAGATTCATTCGTTTCTGCGACTGTTTCAATATTCCAATTTTAACTTTGGTTGACGTTCCTGGTTTCTTGCCTGGATCAAGTCAGGAGTTTGGTGGTATCATTACTCATGGTGCGAAATTAATGTTCGCTTATGGTGAGGCTACAGTTCCAAAAGTAACTATTACTCTAAGAAAATCTTACGGTGGTGCTCATGATGTAATGTCTTGTAAGCAACTTCGTGGTGATTTGAATTATGCATGGCCTACAGCTGAAATTGCTGTTATGGGTGCAAAAGGTGCAATCGAAGTGCTTCACGGAAGAAAAATGGCTGAATTGTCAGATGATGAAAAAGTGAAATTCATCGCTGAAACTGAGCTTGAGTACAACGAGGCATTTGCAAATCCATACAATGCAGCATCATATGGTTATATCGATGATGTAATTGAGCCACGTAATACACGTTTCAGAGTGATTCGCGCATTCCAGTCTCTTCAGACTAAAAAGCAATTGAATCCACCTAAAAAACATTCTAATATTCCATTATAA
- the mce gene encoding methylmalonyl-CoA epimerase produces the protein MKPSHIEHIGIAVKSLEEAIPFYEKVLGLECYAVEEVVDQKVKTAFFKVGDTKIELLESTDPEGPIGKFVAKTGGGMHHMAFAVEDVQQALTDVQEAGCEVIDKTPRNGAEGLKIGFLHPKSTQRVLTEICGNK, from the coding sequence ATGAAACCATCCCATATTGAACATATCGGTATCGCAGTAAAAAGTTTAGAAGAAGCAATTCCATTCTACGAGAAAGTATTAGGATTAGAATGTTATGCAGTTGAAGAGGTAGTGGATCAGAAGGTTAAAACAGCTTTTTTTAAAGTTGGAGATACCAAAATTGAGTTGTTGGAGTCAACAGATCCAGAAGGTCCAATCGGTAAGTTTGTTGCGAAAACAGGTGGCGGAATGCATCATATGGCATTCGCAGTTGAAGATGTCCAGCAAGCATTAACTGATGTTCAGGAAGCTGGTTGTGAAGTGATTGACAAAACGCCTCGTAATGGTGCAGAAGGTTTGAAAATTGGATTTTTACATCCGAAATCAACTCAGCGTGTGCTGACTGAAATTTGTGGCAATAAATAA
- the purL gene encoding phosphoribosylformylglycinamidine synthase, which produces MILFFKKDEVHFVVQTTNQLNALDFEKLSWLFGDAEKIQEDEIEGFFIGPRKEMITPWSTNAVEITQNMGISGILRIEEFHKKESEKATYDPMLQAFYKKIGQDIYTIEKQPEPILNIENIAAYNQQEGLALSSEEIDYLNGVSEKIGRKLTDSEVFGFSQVNSEHCRHKIFNGVFVIDGEEKESSLFQLIRKTSNVNHNRIVSAYKDNCAFLEGPKMEQFAPITHDKADFFQTKDINTVISLKAETHNFPTTVEPFNGAATGTGGEIRDRIAGGKASVPMAGTAVYMTSYPRLEAARSWENATDPRKWLYQTPEEILIKASNGASDFGNKFGQPLICGSVLTFEHFENNKKYGYDKVIMQAGGIGYGRLEQAQKDTPEKGDKVILLGGDNYRIGMGGGAVSSVATGEFTNSIELNAVQRSNPEMQKRVCNAIRAMAEIDENPIVSIHDHGAGGHLNCLSELVEETGGKIDLNALPVGDPTLSAKEIVGNESQERMGLVIKEKDVALLTRIAERERAPIYQVGETTGDMRFTFEDKKNGQNPIDLGLSEMFGKPPKTVMTDTTLNEKFEAVKYDGNKIEEYIENVLQLEAVACKDWLTNKVDRSVTGKIAMQQCAGPLQLPLNNLGAVAIDFQGEKGIATSIGHTPIAALVNSENGSRLSIAESLTNMVWAPIEQGLKGVSLSANWMWPCKNPGEDARLYQAVQSISDFAIELGINVPTGKDSLSMTQKYGENDVVYSPGTVIISTVGEIIDIKKIISPVLKNDANSHIIYMDFSKDDFQLGGSSFAQIVNKLGTQTPDVKDSKYFVKAFETIQQLILEGKILAGHDISAGGMITALLEMCFADNRLGADIDLSSIDESDLVKVLFSENPGIIFQVKDLESISQVLTDKGIVFHTIGTLAEAGKMQISKDDQVLDLDIASLRDLWFKTSYLLDRNQAGQELALERFKSYKKNELEFKFDENFTGKFEQFGIDPKRKEKSGVKAAIIREKGVNGDREMAWMMHLAGMDVKDVHMTDLIAGREDLSDVNMIVFVGGFSNSDVLGSAKGWAGAFLYNEKAKKSLDNFYARKDTLSLGVCNGCQLISELGLIYPDHEKHPKLLHNESHKFESGFVSVFIPENNSIMLSSLAGSKLGIWVAHGEGKFDLPYEQDKYQIPMRYNIDQYPANPNGSPFATAAISSNDGRHLAMMPHLERATYPWNWAHYDENRIDDEVSPWIEAFVNAKKWIMQHK; this is translated from the coding sequence ATGATACTATTCTTCAAAAAAGACGAAGTACACTTTGTTGTTCAGACAACTAACCAATTGAATGCATTGGATTTTGAAAAGCTTTCCTGGCTATTCGGAGATGCCGAAAAAATTCAAGAAGATGAGATAGAGGGATTTTTTATTGGCCCAAGAAAGGAAATGATTACTCCCTGGAGTACAAATGCAGTTGAAATAACCCAAAACATGGGTATTTCAGGAATTCTACGAATTGAAGAATTTCATAAAAAAGAAAGCGAGAAAGCCACATACGATCCTATGCTGCAAGCTTTCTATAAAAAAATTGGTCAAGACATCTACACCATTGAAAAGCAACCGGAACCTATTCTAAATATTGAAAACATTGCAGCATACAACCAACAGGAAGGTTTAGCTCTTAGCAGTGAGGAGATTGATTATTTAAATGGAGTTTCAGAAAAAATCGGCAGAAAATTAACTGATTCCGAAGTGTTTGGTTTCTCTCAGGTTAATTCGGAGCACTGTCGTCATAAAATTTTTAACGGAGTGTTTGTTATTGATGGTGAAGAAAAAGAATCTTCACTTTTCCAATTAATTAGAAAGACCTCAAATGTAAACCATAACAGAATTGTATCTGCCTACAAAGACAATTGTGCGTTTTTAGAAGGACCTAAAATGGAACAATTTGCTCCGATCACTCATGATAAAGCAGATTTCTTTCAAACCAAAGATATTAATACGGTAATTTCGCTTAAAGCGGAAACACATAATTTCCCAACTACTGTTGAACCATTTAATGGTGCAGCAACAGGTACTGGTGGTGAAATTAGAGATAGAATTGCAGGAGGAAAAGCATCAGTACCAATGGCCGGAACTGCTGTTTACATGACTTCATATCCTAGACTGGAAGCTGCTCGTTCTTGGGAAAATGCTACTGATCCCAGAAAATGGTTGTATCAAACCCCTGAAGAAATTCTAATTAAGGCATCAAACGGAGCAAGTGATTTTGGGAACAAATTTGGTCAGCCACTTATTTGTGGTTCTGTTCTTACTTTCGAACACTTCGAGAACAATAAGAAATACGGCTACGATAAAGTAATTATGCAGGCCGGAGGAATTGGCTATGGAAGATTGGAACAAGCTCAAAAAGATACTCCTGAAAAGGGAGATAAAGTAATCCTTTTAGGCGGAGACAACTACCGAATTGGAATGGGCGGTGGAGCCGTTTCATCTGTTGCAACCGGTGAATTCACAAACTCTATAGAATTAAATGCAGTACAGCGTTCAAATCCTGAAATGCAAAAAAGAGTTTGTAATGCAATTCGGGCAATGGCCGAAATCGATGAGAATCCTATTGTTTCTATTCATGATCATGGAGCAGGCGGACACTTAAATTGCCTATCAGAACTTGTTGAAGAAACTGGCGGTAAAATTGATTTGAATGCCCTTCCTGTTGGTGACCCTACCCTTTCAGCTAAAGAAATTGTAGGCAACGAGTCTCAGGAAAGAATGGGATTGGTTATTAAAGAAAAAGATGTTGCCCTTTTAACCCGCATAGCAGAGAGAGAAAGAGCCCCAATTTACCAGGTTGGCGAAACAACCGGTGATATGAGGTTCACTTTTGAGGATAAAAAAAACGGACAAAATCCAATTGATCTTGGTCTTTCGGAAATGTTTGGAAAACCACCAAAAACTGTAATGACAGATACAACTTTGAATGAAAAATTTGAAGCTGTTAAATATGATGGTAATAAAATAGAAGAATACATCGAAAATGTTCTTCAATTAGAGGCTGTTGCCTGCAAAGATTGGTTAACCAACAAGGTAGACAGATCGGTGACTGGAAAAATAGCCATGCAGCAATGTGCGGGCCCGCTTCAATTGCCATTGAATAATTTAGGCGCCGTTGCAATTGATTTTCAAGGCGAAAAAGGAATTGCTACATCTATTGGTCATACACCAATTGCAGCTTTGGTAAACTCTGAAAATGGCAGTCGTTTATCCATTGCTGAATCCTTAACCAACATGGTTTGGGCTCCAATTGAACAAGGACTTAAAGGAGTTTCATTATCGGCAAACTGGATGTGGCCTTGTAAAAACCCAGGTGAAGACGCTCGTCTGTATCAGGCTGTTCAGTCAATTAGTGATTTTGCCATTGAATTGGGAATTAATGTTCCAACAGGAAAAGATTCTCTTTCAATGACCCAGAAATATGGAGAAAACGATGTGGTTTATTCTCCGGGAACAGTTATCATTTCAACTGTAGGTGAAATAATTGATATCAAAAAAATAATTTCTCCAGTTCTGAAGAATGACGCGAATTCTCATATAATCTATATGGATTTCTCGAAAGATGATTTTCAATTGGGAGGAAGCAGCTTTGCTCAGATCGTAAATAAATTGGGCACACAAACTCCTGATGTTAAAGATTCTAAATATTTTGTAAAAGCATTTGAAACTATTCAGCAATTAATATTGGAAGGTAAAATACTTGCCGGTCATGATATTTCGGCTGGTGGTATGATTACAGCATTGTTGGAGATGTGTTTTGCAGACAACAGACTTGGTGCTGATATTGATCTTTCATCGATTGACGAAAGCGATTTGGTTAAAGTATTGTTTAGCGAAAACCCTGGTATTATTTTTCAGGTGAAAGATCTTGAATCTATTTCACAGGTTCTTACGGACAAAGGAATTGTATTCCACACAATTGGAACTCTTGCTGAAGCCGGAAAAATGCAGATCTCAAAAGACGATCAGGTTCTTGATCTTGATATTGCTTCTTTGCGCGATTTGTGGTTCAAAACTTCATATTTACTGGATCGAAATCAAGCGGGCCAAGAATTGGCTTTGGAAAGATTTAAATCCTACAAAAAGAATGAATTGGAATTCAAATTCGACGAAAACTTCACCGGGAAATTCGAACAATTCGGTATTGATCCAAAAAGAAAAGAAAAATCGGGTGTTAAAGCTGCCATCATTCGTGAGAAAGGTGTAAACGGCGATCGCGAAATGGCTTGGATGATGCATTTGGCAGGAATGGACGTTAAAGATGTTCATATGACTGACTTGATTGCCGGACGTGAAGATTTATCGGATGTGAACATGATTGTTTTTGTTGGAGGCTTCTCTAACTCTGATGTACTAGGTTCGGCAAAAGGATGGGCCGGAGCATTCCTTTACAATGAAAAAGCTAAAAAATCGCTTGATAATTTCTACGCTCGAAAAGATACTTTAAGTCTTGGAGTTTGTAATGGTTGTCAGTTAATTTCCGAACTGGGATTAATTTATCCTGATCATGAAAAACACCCAAAACTTCTTCACAACGAATCACATAAATTCGAATCTGGATTTGTAAGTGTATTCATTCCAGAAAATAACTCAATTATGCTTTCGTCTTTGGCAGGAAGTAAATTAGGCATTTGGGTCGCTCACGGGGAAGGTAAATTTGATTTGCCATACGAACAAGACAAGTATCAGATTCCTATGAGATACAATATTGATCAGTATCCTGCCAATCCAAACGGCTCGCCATTTGCAACGGCCGCAATTTCATCAAATGATGGTCGTCATTTGGCTATGATGCCTCACCTGGAAAGAGCAACTTACCCATGGAATTGGGCTCATTACGATGAGAACCGTATTGATGACGAGGTTTCACCTTGGATTGAGGCATTTGTAAATGCAAAGAAATGGATCATGCAACACAAATGA